From Verrucomicrobiia bacterium, the proteins below share one genomic window:
- a CDS encoding CARDB domain-containing protein: protein MTKPSGKAQTQSLRPGERFTGCLFDAGKMPGLVALFLLLMTTLSSFAQTQLLLKETFTREYAVFVGDDLTTPDKQITSRDTSLFIGTDPVGVYPQAISRETSLVVTTPATPATISQLLVTVSPTGDSATLNWSSYNEVSQNDVVTYLIYLSNGPFTNVTGMTPYLRVPAGTQLLTITNLPVFQDHYFAVVAEDELGNYNPVVSYAAAYILTAQAFSREYCVFVGGNQSNLYPQTVSREVSAVISTPAPPAVVPITVTATPTGDGASLNWSTYDEDLQEDVVRYNIYISSQPFTNVSGLTPYTTVSAGTFAVMVSNLTAFQDHYFAVVAVDAQGGLISAVNYSAAYVLTAQTFSREYNVFVGGNGADPYPQAISRETSIVVPDNSVPDPVTGISSGFMANTSVSAFSAIDLDWSSYDEAIENDVVRYRVYVADSFFTNVSDMTPYEFAPAGNPHFTVTGLHGGDIYYVAVVAESAVGNFNPTVRAVSAQASVGALGDVQNVSATSFSNSLHFTWIVPVQVDAFLAHYNIYFNSATNPLSLPATTTSYDATNLQFATGYPFRITTVDTFGTESAGVSVLGATLLNNPSPVVTESLGNLVRVTWLQVEPNNLVQAYNVYESPTAFTNVTGLSPVVTTRGTRGDVSGLVNGTSYFFAVTAVNIDGGENKVVQSVSAAPNAVAGTFADLAITNVIVPATAYSGQVITISWAVTNIGAGSTSTQNGSPVSAWNDRVVLSSDNTFGDADDVILTNVTHSGALSFAHGYIGITAVQIPANLTGDFNVFVMTDAGDAVFENLDQGTNIAEALHQIEVSAPVPPSITQQPLNETVFEGATTSFSVTAQGSQPLAFQWFHGTMSLPFTTNSSLILTNVQFSDAGNYFVQVSNIAGLNNSMPASLTVNVPPPDLFVTGIQSPSTILAGQPVAVSWMITNGGFSMANAPWQEELLVANNPAGTNATVVLTITSSNSLAANNAVTRSPTVILPAGLSGNYWLAVLVDSANQVTEGNEGNNYFVAPTPVLIQSPDLSVAKFTTPGTALLGQTFNVSYVITNKGNGTALSGWNDRIFLSPSSSLVPGAVALQTVASPVNTLAAGGSYTNSASVTVPFTPQSQAGSYWLIVQADADNSITESVEANNILASALTLTVPPLPDLVVGQVTAPSQASIGATIPISWSVTNIGVATLSNSWRESVYLVPSSLTLGQFSTNLSAYPLLGSFTYTNDLAANGSVTRNEQAAIPQAGPAGGLRVAVFVDSENVIPEQNESNNIALAQNIITVPAALSLMLPVTNVAENTSSPNLTSLVERNGSTASALVVSLSSSAPGHLSVPAIVTIAAGATSVSFNTTVLDNGIADPDALVTISAQASGFVQANSQVLVMNTDAPHLSLSPVSQITEGQTINVTISSDTTMTQPVVVAISSSNPSRLSTPASATIPAGSNSVSFTLLAVDNTTIDPPTSATLSAAAPGFISAVANLSVVDNDAPMLMLALDRTNISEGDGPFAAVGTITRIPVTDQPVTVALASSNTAAATVPATVTIPALQSQGTFYVVAVADNIVTGPKLTLLSAQSLDVASNPTGFIATEELVVQDTNGPALGLTIANRVVSKGLNPATTATVSRNTPATSNLVVHLSLSVSNEVSLPATVVISNGQSSATFPIASLDDGLSNTNQSVAINASATNVASATAVMMVTDLGLPDLVINSVTAPATAFTGEPLTVSFRLLNQGLGTLTNSVAQNVYLTPAVNSGTNLLVGAATYGSQLQSGQFVDQFVVVPGTAVPPPGTYYVVVAADAGNNATELNELNNQTISSTPVVITSEYTATVKAGVTNVAAGTPVPLSGSATLVAGGPAANKPVNILLTVRGFERTISVTTDANGDFSTIFTPLQTEAGMYTIAAVAPGITSAPAQDSFTILGVSLTPNPVTLSVTEGGGASSAVTVQNLSEVPLTGLTASISGTAQNITASTMFTPNFLTGQGSATLIIHVSASDSTIRQSSFNVHITSTEGVALDLPVNVTVVPLVAQLSVVPSQLNSAMLRGAQTSVQFEILNLGGAASGPLTVSAPAAPWLTIATTNPLPSLPPGGSNMVTVLLTPTTDLALGPYTGALTVSGSGIGVTVPFTFNCVSDGHGNLRVHSVDELTFFATNSPPLTNASVTLIDPLSRSVVATGVTDATGQFIASNVMEGVYELDVTATQHASFKGSATVTAGTTTDVETFLSMQTVTYTWTVVPTQIQDVTHITVQAEFEANVPAPVVVPTPASLDLASLQQPGQFMDVPLTLANYGLIAVHSVTINISDNPNYQFDLLTKNIGDLPAHGTVTVPMRITRVANTGLRPTDDDCEVSISIGYLFLCGQYDISTGIPIPVFNVTGDCGTPTGGAGGTIVFVGCDGCTGGPINIPPGQSSPSTCDQCLAKAIVECGIGYTPAGCAYGGWSCFAGLATQGFNATTGENCVVQGVGCLGPIGNTVACLWSILRCKCGGALSTVPSCVSHALGGGSRPLDLTTGEGLSPVDPMDVYIARSYSSIQMIQMIINDTDGHWFAPGSGGAFGAFFSAFNQAIQSDSPSGIFISPDEFNSLMAMQVPSTVSGADVVNMLNRWNLSISNWVAGVYSPTNVAPGGNTNFISLYDMSALALDIGQQYQASQAAGYADPVAGFFGALQSAESMLGGEGTCAKVVLQLDQDAVLTRDAFSATLQLNNSGGTPLENVKVNLVVQNAAGQDVSSLFGIEAPTLTGELNAVNGTGELLPNSAGTAQWTLIPTIDAAPQAPTNYFVSGSLNYTLNGVAVSLPLSPASISVQPNPQLYVKYFHQRDVYADDPTTPQIEPSIPYSLAVMVQNRGYGTAYDFHITSAQPQIVDNEKGLLVNFQIIGAQVGNQPVSPSLTVDFGDILPNDTVVGRWLLTSTLQGLFINYSATFEHVDPLGNPRLSLIDGVEIHEMNHLVQAEGAFDDGLPDFLVNDIADFNYLPDTLYLSDGRIEPVSVVETATPDAPAGNNHLQVQLNATFPSGFTYVQVPDPANGQFPLVGVIHSNGTNMNTNNFWTTDRTFIGLGQPPIHENLLHLMDYHTNAGPYTYILVYALPSSIPQTNAPISAVFALPPFSPSTFGVVWSGANLEGQAPLAFYDIYASDNNSPFTVWQPHTTQTGALYSGQPGHTYSFYSIATDTAGNVEAPPATPDATTTVSLSNTPPTISFASNRVTINEGDTLSLTPRVSDSDVPQQTFTFKLGSGAPANVTINSSTGILMWPTTELDGPSTNTINVIVTDNGFPPLSSTGSVTVIVNEVNQSPILSPIGNYTIAEGFLLRITNSAVDYDIPTNALTFSLGNPVPTGASIDSHTGIFSWRPTDTQGPSTNLIKVVVTDNGVPSLSATQTFSVIVLDTLSDITLSIGSTNVFAGESNNVPVVLADSLQLTNVNLQLTAPGSQLTNLALRGISAEVSGISLIPNGTNTYTVGFNLNPALQTASTRSLATLNFQTITNYHSSVAKLGANQVMGEDTTGKLITNTTGINGQVIIVGREPVLGIKAGTPPKLSLLDLNSNAPPPSLTLYGRPGAIYGLLMSTNLATNHWTEIQQFVQSGRAMTLSLSNSSLPEAFFNILEVKAPPPMLSINRTSNTLLSLQLSGFPGTLYGLETSSALGTNAVWSPLSQITLTNSSQTIILTNKGEPGRFFRGTVP, encoded by the coding sequence ATGACCAAGCCTTCAGGCAAAGCGCAGACGCAATCACTCCGCCCTGGCGAGCGGTTCACCGGCTGTCTTTTTGACGCCGGGAAGATGCCGGGTCTGGTTGCACTGTTTTTGCTTCTCATGACGACACTTTCGTCGTTTGCCCAAACCCAGCTTTTGCTGAAAGAAACATTCACGCGCGAGTATGCGGTTTTTGTGGGCGATGATTTGACGACGCCGGACAAACAAATCACATCGCGTGATACTTCGCTATTTATTGGCACTGACCCTGTCGGTGTTTATCCCCAGGCGATTTCTCGGGAGACAAGTTTGGTCGTCACCACTCCGGCAACTCCCGCCACGATTTCGCAACTGCTCGTCACGGTCAGTCCGACAGGCGATTCCGCCACGCTAAATTGGAGCAGTTACAATGAAGTTTCGCAAAACGACGTTGTCACCTATTTGATTTATCTATCCAACGGGCCGTTCACCAATGTGACCGGGATGACGCCTTATCTGCGAGTGCCCGCGGGAACGCAGCTATTGACGATCACAAACCTGCCGGTGTTTCAGGACCATTATTTCGCCGTGGTGGCGGAGGACGAGTTGGGGAATTACAACCCGGTGGTGAGCTACGCGGCTGCATATATATTAACCGCGCAGGCGTTCTCGCGCGAATATTGCGTGTTCGTGGGAGGCAACCAGAGCAATCTTTATCCACAAACTGTTTCTCGTGAAGTCAGCGCCGTCATATCTACTCCTGCTCCCCCGGCGGTCGTGCCGATCACCGTCACAGCCACACCGACTGGCGACGGCGCTTCCTTGAATTGGAGCACTTACGACGAAGACCTGCAGGAAGATGTGGTACGCTATAACATTTATATTTCTTCGCAGCCGTTCACCAACGTATCCGGGCTGACGCCTTATACCACTGTGTCGGCGGGCACGTTTGCGGTGATGGTCAGCAATCTCACGGCGTTTCAAGATCATTATTTTGCAGTGGTCGCGGTGGATGCGCAGGGCGGACTGATTTCAGCGGTTAATTATTCTGCGGCTTACGTGCTGACAGCGCAGACTTTTTCGCGAGAGTATAATGTCTTCGTCGGTGGCAATGGGGCCGATCCATATCCGCAAGCCATTTCAAGGGAAACCTCAATAGTCGTGCCGGATAATTCCGTGCCGGACCCGGTGACGGGCATCAGCAGTGGTTTCATGGCGAATACTTCCGTGTCAGCTTTCAGCGCGATTGATCTGGACTGGTCGAGTTACGATGAAGCGATTGAAAACGATGTCGTGCGTTATCGCGTGTATGTGGCTGATTCCTTTTTTACCAATGTGTCGGACATGACGCCGTATGAATTCGCGCCAGCGGGAAATCCTCACTTCACGGTGACGGGTTTACACGGCGGCGATATTTATTATGTGGCGGTCGTGGCGGAGAGCGCCGTGGGGAATTTTAATCCTACGGTTCGAGCGGTTTCGGCTCAGGCATCGGTTGGCGCACTGGGTGATGTGCAAAATGTCAGCGCGACTTCGTTTTCGAATTCATTGCACTTCACCTGGATTGTGCCGGTGCAAGTGGATGCGTTTCTCGCCCATTACAATATTTATTTCAACAGTGCAACAAACCCATTGTCGCTGCCCGCGACCACCACTTCTTACGATGCGACGAATCTGCAATTTGCCACCGGCTATCCTTTCCGCATCACGACCGTGGATACTTTCGGCACGGAGAGCGCAGGCGTCTCGGTGCTCGGTGCGACCCTGCTCAACAATCCTTCGCCCGTTGTGACCGAATCATTGGGCAATCTCGTGCGAGTGACGTGGCTGCAAGTTGAACCGAACAATCTCGTGCAGGCCTACAATGTCTATGAATCCCCGACCGCCTTCACGAACGTCACGGGTCTATCGCCCGTCGTCACGACTCGCGGCACACGCGGTGATGTCAGCGGTCTGGTGAATGGCACTTCTTATTTCTTCGCGGTGACGGCGGTGAACATTGATGGCGGAGAAAATAAAGTGGTTCAATCCGTGTCCGCCGCGCCAAATGCTGTTGCAGGCACGTTTGCCGATCTCGCGATTACCAATGTCATCGTGCCCGCGACAGCTTACAGCGGCCAGGTCATCACGATTAGTTGGGCGGTGACGAACATCGGCGCGGGCTCGACTTCGACACAGAATGGCTCACCGGTAAGCGCCTGGAATGATCGCGTAGTGCTCTCCTCAGATAATACTTTTGGCGATGCGGATGATGTGATCTTAACGAACGTCACGCATTCCGGCGCGTTAAGCTTTGCCCATGGTTATATTGGAATCACAGCGGTTCAAATACCGGCAAACCTGACGGGAGATTTTAATGTCTTCGTGATGACCGATGCCGGTGACGCCGTTTTTGAAAATCTGGATCAGGGCACGAACATCGCCGAGGCGTTGCATCAGATTGAAGTGAGCGCGCCCGTGCCGCCTTCGATCACTCAGCAACCGCTGAACGAAACCGTCTTTGAAGGCGCGACGACTTCATTCAGCGTGACCGCTCAAGGTTCGCAGCCGCTGGCCTTCCAATGGTTCCACGGAACGATGAGTTTGCCGTTTACCACGAACTCATCCCTCATCCTGACGAATGTGCAATTTTCCGATGCGGGAAATTATTTCGTGCAGGTCAGCAATATCGCCGGGTTGAACAACAGCATGCCGGCCTCGCTCACCGTCAACGTGCCGCCGCCGGATTTGTTCGTGACCGGTATCCAATCGCCCTCAACCATTCTCGCGGGCCAACCGGTCGCAGTTTCGTGGATGATTACCAATGGCGGTTTCTCTATGGCGAATGCGCCGTGGCAGGAGGAATTATTGGTCGCCAATAATCCTGCGGGCACGAATGCAACCGTAGTGCTCACGATCACTTCCTCAAACTCCCTGGCTGCGAATAATGCCGTCACGCGCTCACCAACGGTGATTCTTCCTGCGGGGCTATCGGGAAATTATTGGCTGGCCGTGCTGGTGGATAGCGCGAACCAGGTGACGGAAGGAAATGAAGGCAACAACTACTTTGTCGCTCCAACACCAGTGTTGATTCAATCACCGGATTTGAGCGTGGCGAAATTCACCACGCCCGGCACCGCATTGCTTGGTCAGACCTTCAACGTATCGTACGTGATCACGAATAAAGGCAACGGAACGGCGCTCTCGGGCTGGAATGACCGTATCTTCCTTTCGCCCAGCAGCAGTCTGGTACCGGGGGCGGTGGCGTTGCAAACCGTGGCTTCGCCGGTAAACACTTTGGCGGCGGGCGGCAGTTACACCAATTCAGCCAGTGTGACGGTTCCGTTCACGCCGCAATCGCAGGCGGGCAGTTATTGGCTGATCGTGCAAGCGGACGCGGACAACTCCATCACGGAATCGGTGGAGGCAAATAACATTCTCGCCTCGGCCCTTACGCTGACCGTTCCGCCGCTGCCGGATCTGGTTGTGGGACAAGTGACCGCGCCGTCGCAGGCTTCAATCGGCGCGACGATTCCGATTTCGTGGTCCGTTACGAATATCGGCGTGGCCACGTTGAGCAATTCGTGGCGCGAAAGTGTTTATTTGGTTCCGTCGAGTCTCACGCTCGGACAATTCTCGACGAATCTCTCGGCATACCCCTTGCTGGGTTCGTTTACCTACACGAATGACCTTGCTGCGAACGGAAGCGTCACGAGAAATGAGCAAGCGGCGATTCCGCAGGCTGGACCGGCGGGAGGTTTGCGCGTTGCCGTATTTGTGGATAGCGAAAATGTGATTCCCGAACAGAACGAATCCAACAACATCGCGCTCGCGCAAAATATCATCACCGTGCCGGCAGCGTTGTCGCTGATGTTGCCCGTCACGAACGTAGCTGAAAATACTTCCTCACCCAATCTGACATCGCTGGTGGAACGCAACGGCTCGACGGCGTCCGCCCTGGTCGTTTCACTTTCGAGCAGCGCGCCCGGCCATCTTAGCGTGCCTGCGATTGTGACGATTGCGGCGGGCGCAACCTCGGTTTCATTCAATACGACGGTGCTCGACAATGGCATCGCTGATCCCGATGCATTGGTGACGATTTCCGCGCAAGCTTCCGGTTTCGTCCAAGCCAATTCGCAAGTGCTCGTGATGAATACCGATGCGCCGCATTTGTCTCTCTCACCGGTCTCACAAATCACCGAAGGCCAAACCATCAATGTCACGATTTCAAGTGATACCACCATGACACAACCGGTGGTCGTGGCTATTTCGAGTTCCAATCCGAGCCGCCTGAGCACACCGGCTTCAGCGACGATTCCTGCGGGTTCAAATTCAGTCAGCTTCACGTTGCTTGCAGTGGATAATACGACGATTGATCCGCCAACCTCGGCGACGTTGTCCGCAGCGGCTCCGGGATTCATAAGTGCCGTGGCCAATTTGAGCGTGGTGGATAACGACGCGCCGATGCTCATGCTGGCTTTGGATCGCACGAACATCAGCGAAGGTGACGGGCCGTTCGCTGCGGTTGGAACCATCACGCGCATACCCGTGACCGATCAGCCAGTCACCGTAGCGCTGGCAAGCAGCAATACTGCGGCTGCGACAGTGCCCGCCACCGTGACCATTCCTGCATTGCAAAGCCAGGGGACATTTTATGTGGTGGCAGTCGCGGATAATATTGTGACCGGGCCGAAGTTGACTTTGCTTTCGGCACAATCACTGGACGTTGCGAGCAATCCCACTGGTTTTATCGCCACGGAGGAACTCGTGGTGCAGGATACCAATGGTCCCGCACTCGGATTGACCATCGCCAATCGAGTCGTGAGCAAAGGCCTTAACCCGGCGACGACGGCAACCGTCTCACGCAATACTCCAGCGACGAGCAATCTGGTTGTTCACTTGTCTTTGAGTGTGAGCAACGAAGTGTCTCTTCCCGCCACGGTTGTTATTTCAAATGGCCAATCGAGCGCCACCTTCCCCATCGCTTCACTTGACGACGGCCTCTCGAACACGAACCAATCCGTTGCCATCAACGCCAGCGCGACCAATGTCGCGAGCGCGACGGCCGTGATGATGGTCACTGACCTCGGCTTGCCAGATCTGGTTATCAACAGCGTCACCGCGCCCGCCACGGCGTTCACGGGCGAACCACTTACCGTAAGTTTCCGCCTGTTGAACCAGGGGCTTGGGACATTGACGAATTCAGTCGCGCAAAATGTTTATCTCACTCCCGCCGTGAATTCTGGAACCAACCTGCTCGTGGGCGCGGCGACTTACGGCAGCCAATTGCAATCGGGACAATTTGTGGATCAATTTGTCGTCGTTCCTGGAACTGCCGTTCCGCCGCCGGGAACTTACTACGTGGTCGTAGCTGCTGACGCCGGCAATAACGCCACGGAGTTAAACGAGTTGAATAATCAAACAATCAGTTCCACGCCGGTGGTGATCACAAGCGAATATACCGCGACCGTGAAAGCGGGTGTCACCAACGTGGCTGCGGGCACGCCGGTTCCGTTGTCCGGTTCGGCCACGCTGGTCGCGGGCGGTCCGGCGGCGAACAAACCGGTAAATATTCTCCTCACCGTCCGCGGCTTTGAACGCACCATCAGCGTCACCACCGATGCCAATGGCGATTTCAGCACGATCTTCACGCCGCTCCAGACTGAGGCGGGCATGTACACCATCGCGGCAGTCGCGCCAGGAATCACCAGCGCGCCCGCGCAAGATTCGTTCACAATTCTTGGTGTGTCGCTCACCCCGAATCCGGTGACGCTATCAGTGACGGAAGGCGGCGGCGCAAGCAGCGCGGTCACGGTGCAGAATTTGAGTGAGGTGCCGTTGACCGGTTTGACGGCGAGCATTTCGGGCACGGCGCAGAATATCACGGCTAGCACCATGTTCACTCCGAATTTCCTGACAGGTCAAGGATCGGCGACGCTTATCATTCACGTCTCAGCCAGCGATTCGACTATTCGGCAAAGCTCATTCAATGTGCATATCACCTCGACGGAAGGCGTGGCGCTGGACTTGCCGGTGAATGTGACGGTGGTGCCGCTGGTGGCACAACTTTCCGTCGTCCCTTCGCAACTCAATTCGGCCATGCTTCGCGGCGCGCAAACTTCGGTTCAATTTGAAATCCTCAATCTTGGCGGCGCGGCTTCGGGGCCGTTGACCGTCAGCGCGCCCGCCGCGCCCTGGCTGACTATTGCGACGACCAATCCCCTGCCCTCGCTGCCGCCCGGCGGCTCCAACATGGTCACGGTACTCTTGACGCCCACGACCGATCTCGCGCTCGGACCTTATACCGGTGCGCTCACAGTCAGCGGGAGCGGCATTGGCGTCACGGTGCCATTCACCTTTAATTGCGTGTCCGACGGCCACGGAAATTTGCGCGTGCATTCGGTGGATGAATTGACTTTCTTCGCCACGAATTCGCCGCCGCTAACCAACGCGAGCGTCACGCTCATTGATCCGTTGAGCCGAAGCGTCGTTGCCACGGGCGTCACGGATGCTACCGGCCAATTCATCGCGTCGAATGTTATGGAAGGCGTTTATGAACTCGATGTCACGGCCACGCAGCATGCTTCATTCAAAGGCTCGGCGACGGTGACGGCGGGAACGACCACGGACGTTGAAACTTTCCTCTCGATGCAAACGGTGACTTACACGTGGACCGTTGTGCCGACCCAGATTCAGGACGTGACTCATATCACCGTGCAGGCAGAATTCGAGGCGAATGTTCCCGCGCCAGTGGTCGTGCCCACACCGGCATCGCTCGATCTCGCTTCATTGCAACAGCCGGGACAATTCATGGACGTGCCGCTGACGTTGGCCAACTATGGCTTGATCGCGGTCCACAGCGTCACAATCAACATCTCGGACAATCCGAATTACCAATTCGATTTACTGACGAAGAATATCGGCGACTTGCCCGCGCACGGCACGGTGACGGTTCCCATGCGCATCACGCGCGTCGCCAATACCGGCCTTCGTCCCACGGACGATGATTGCGAAGTGTCCATCAGCATCGGCTACCTTTTCCTTTGCGGCCAATATGATATCAGCACGGGCATTCCGATTCCAGTGTTCAATGTGACTGGCGATTGCGGCACGCCGACCGGCGGCGCTGGTGGCACCATTGTCTTCGTAGGATGCGACGGCTGCACTGGCGGCCCAATCAATATTCCACCAGGACAATCGTCGCCTTCGACGTGCGATCAATGCCTGGCCAAGGCCATTGTCGAATGCGGCATCGGCTATACCCCGGCTGGTTGCGCTTACGGTGGCTGGAGTTGCTTTGCGGGATTGGCCACGCAAGGTTTTAATGCAACCACGGGTGAGAATTGTGTCGTGCAAGGCGTCGGTTGCCTGGGACCAATCGGCAATACCGTCGCTTGTTTGTGGAGCATTCTCCGTTGCAAATGTGGCGGCGCGCTGTCCACCGTCCCGTCATGTGTTTCGCATGCGTTGGGCGGCGGTTCGCGCCCGCTGGATCTGACGACGGGCGAAGGATTGTCGCCGGTGGATCCGATGGATGTTTATATTGCACGAAGTTATTCGAGCATTCAGATGATCCAGATGATCATCAATGACACGGATGGGCATTGGTTCGCGCCCGGTTCCGGTGGCGCGTTCGGCGCGTTTTTCAGTGCCTTCAATCAGGCCATACAATCTGACAGTCCCTCCGGCATCTTCATTTCGCCGGACGAGTTCAACAGCCTTATGGCGATGCAGGTTCCCAGCACGGTCAGCGGCGCGGACGTCGTGAACATGCTCAACCGCTGGAATCTCAGCATCAGTAACTGGGTGGCGGGCGTCTATTCACCGACGAATGTGGCTCCCGGTGGAAACACCAATTTTATTTCACTCTACGACATGTCCGCGCTGGCCTTGGACATCGGTCAGCAATATCAGGCGTCGCAAGCGGCGGGCTATGCCGATCCGGTGGCGGGATTTTTTGGCGCGCTGCAAAGCGCCGAATCCATGCTCGGCGGCGAAGGCACTTGCGCGAAAGTCGTGCTGCAACTTGACCAGGACGCCGTGCTGACGCGCGATGCTTTCAGCGCCACGCTGCAACTGAACAACAGCGGCGGCACGCCGTTGGAAAATGTGAAGGTCAATCTTGTCGTCCAAAACGCCGCCGGGCAGGATGTGTCCAGCCTGTTCGGCATTGAAGCGCCTACGCTGACTGGCGAGTTGAATGCCGTGAACGGCACGGGCGAACTTCTGCCCAACAGCGCAGGCACGGCCCAGTGGACATTGATCCCAACGATTGACGCGGCGCCGCAAGCACCGACAAATTATTTCGTCAGCGGCTCGTTAAATTATACGCTCAATGGTGTCGCGGTCAGTTTGCCGCTTTCGCCCGCCTCCATTTCTGTGCAGCCGAATCCGCAGCTTTATGTGAAATATTTCCATCAACGTGATGTCTATGCGGATGATCCGACGACTCCGCAGATCGAGCCTTCGATCCCCTACTCGCTCGCAGTGATGGTTCAAAACCGCGGTTACGGCACGGCGTATGATTTCCATATCACCTCCGCGCAGCCGCAGATCGTGGATAACGAAAAAGGGTTGTTGGTGAACTTCCAGATCATCGGGGCGCAAGTTGGCAACCAGCCGGTATCGCCTTCGCTCACGGTGGATTTTGGCGACATTCTTCCGAACGACACCGTGGTTGGACGCTGGCTGTTGACTTCGACCTTGCAAGGTTTGTTCATCAATTACAGCGCGACGTTCGAGCATGTGGACCCGCTGGGAAATCCTCGTCTCTCACTGATTGACGGTGTCGAGATTCACGAGATGAATCATCTTGTGCAGGCGGAAGGCGCGTTCGACGATGGCCTCCCGGATTTTCTCGTCAACGACATTGCCGACTTCAATTATTTGCCCGACACACTTTATCTGAGCGATGGTCGCATCGAACCGGTGAGCGTCGTGGAGACAGCCACGCCTGACGCGCCCGCGGGCAACAACCATTTGCAGGTGCAACTCAACGCGACGTTTCCGTCAGGTTTCACCTATGTGCAAGTGCCTGACCCCGCGAATGGACAATTCCCGCTCGTCGGTGTCATTCACTCAAATGGCACCAACATGAACACGAATAATTTCTGGACGACCGACCGTACCTTCATCGGTTTGGGTCAACCGCCGATTCACGAAAATCTATTGCACCTGATGGATTATCACACCAACGCCGGCCCGTACACTTACATTCTCGTCTATGCGTTGCCATCAAGCATCCCGCAGACGAATGCCCCGATCAGCGCCGTGTTTGCGCTGCCACCGTTCAGTCCAAGCACTTTCGGCGTGGTTTGGAGCGGCGCTAATCTGGAAGGCCAAGCTCCCCTCGCCTTCTATGATATTTACGCGTCCGATAATAATTCACCGTTCACCGTCTGGCAGCCGCACACGACGCAGACTGGCGCGCTTTACTCGGGCCAGCCGGGCCATACGTATTCATTCTACAGCATCGCCACCGACACTGCTGGCAATGTCGAAGCGCCGCCGGCAACACCTGATGCCACCACCACCGTCTCGCTCTCGAACACGCCGCCTACCATTTCGTTCGCCAGCAACCGCGTGACGATCAATGAAGGCGATACACTTTCGCTGACGCCGCGCGTAAGCGATTCCGACGTGCCGCAACAAACCTTTACATTCAAGCTTGGTTCCGGGGCGCCGGCGAATGTGACGATCAACTCCTCCACCGGCATCCTCATGTGGCCGACGACGGAACTTGATGGGCCAAGCACGAACACCATCAATGTGATTGTCACTGACAATGGTTTTCCACCACTAAGTTCGACGGGCAGCGTCACGGTGATCGTAAATGAAGTGAACCAGTCGCCGATACTTTCGCCGATTGGCAATTACACCATTGCTGAAGGTTTTCTCCTGCGAATAACAAATAGCGCGGTGGATTATGACATTCCCACCAACGCGCTCACCTTCAGTCTCGGAAATCCAGTGCCCACTGGCGCGAGTATTGATTCACACACTGGCATTTTCTCGTGGCGTCCGACGGACACGCAAGGCCCCAGCACCAACCTCATCAAAGTGGTTGTGACCGACAACGGGGTTCCGTCATTGAGCGCCACGCAGACATTCTCCGTAATCGTGCTGGATACGCTAAGCGACATTACGCTTTCGATCGGTTCGACGAATGTGTTCGCCGGCGAGAGTAACAACGTGCCCGTCGTGCTGGCGGACAGTTTGCAACTGACCAACGTGAATCTGCAACTGACCGCGCCGGGATCGCAGTTGACGAATCTCGCGCTGCGGGGAATCAGCGCGGAAGTCAGCGGCATCAGCCTCATCCCGAATGGAACCAATACTTATACGGTGGGTTTCAATCTTAATCCCGCCTTGCAAACGGCGAGCACGCGTTCGCTCGCCACGCTTAATTTTCAGACGATAACGAATTATCATTCTTCCGTCGCCAAACTGGGCGCTAATCAGGTCATGGGAGAAGATACGACGGGAAAATTAATCACGAACACAACCGGCATCAACGGCCAAGTCATCATTGTGGGCCGTGAACCTGTCCTCGGCATCAAAGCAGGAACGCCGCCGAAACTTTCATTGCTCGATCTTAACAGCAATGCGCCGCCGCCATCACTGACACTTTACGGACGTCCCGGCGCGATTTACGGATTGCTCATGAGTACGAATCTGGCGACGAACCATTGGACAGAAATTCAACAATTCGTGCAATCGGGCCGTGCGATGACGTTGTCACTGTCCAACTCGAGTTTGCCGGAAGCCTTCTTCAACATACTGGAAGTGAAAGCGCCGCCGCCGATGCTGTCCATCAATCGCACCAGCAATACGCTGCTGAGTTTGCAACTGAGCGGTTTCCCCGGAACACTTTATGGTCTTGAAACTTCATCCGCTCTGGGAACCAACGCCGTGTGGTCTCCACTTAGTCAAATCACGCTCACGAATAGTTCACAGACAATTATTCTGACCAATAAAGGTGAGCCGGGACGATTCTTCCGCGGCACCGTTCCGTGA